CCAGATAACAAATTCGTTGATTCGACCAGTATTCACTCAAGATACGGTGGCTGTCAGCATGAGATACCTGTTCTTCACCAATACGCCGGCGCACGTCCATCTGTACAAGCACGCGATTCGAGAACTCGAGGCGCGTGGCCACGACACGCTCGTACTCGCGCGGGATTATACCTGCACGATCGACCTGCTCGAGTGGTACGACCTGTCGTACGAGATCTACGGCTACTGTGATACCTCGAAGAGTTCACTGCTGAGTCGACTGCCGATACACTACGTCCGAGCGATCAGGGCGGCGAGACGGTTCGACCCGGATCTCGTTTTCGGAATGGGCAGCTATGCGGCACACACGGGGGCTGTAAGCCGAACGCCGACGGTTCTGCTGATCGACTCCGAACCGGCGTCGTTCGATCATACAGTCTCGACGCCGTTCGCCCGGGCCGTACTCACGCCCAACACGTTCCGAAAAGATCTCGGAGAGAACCATTACGTGTTCCCCGGCTTCAAAGAGTGTGCGTACCTCCACCCGGCGGTTTACACGACTGATCGCTCCATTCGTGACCGGCTCGGTATCGACGCGGACGAACCGTACGTAATCCTCCGGTTCAACGCGTTCGGCTCTCAACACGACGTCGGCAAGAAGGGGATTACTGGCGATCAACGCCGGCGTCTCATCGACCGTCTCAGTGAAGACGCGACGGTACTCATCTCCGACGAAGGTAATGATCTTTCGCTCGAGACGGTTCCTGCTCGGCCGTTCGACCTTCACCCTGCACTGATACACGACGCGCTTTCGGAGGCCGAACTGCTGGTCGCCGATACCCAGACGATGGTTACCGAGGCGGCGCTCCTCGGCACGCCGGCGATCCGGTCCAATTCGTTCGTGGGCGAGACCGACATGGGCAACTTCGTCGAACTGGAGAACCAGGGATTGATTCACAATCTCTCACACTTCGAGGAGGTTCTCGAACGATCGAGTTCGTTACTTCGTGAAGACGGGATCCAGGAAACGTGGCAGCGACGACGGAACGAGTATCTCTCGGACAAGGCGAATCTCACCGACGTGATCGTGGACGTCGCGCTTTCGTGCGGTCACGTCGACGAACTCGATTCGCTCTCACAGTTCGAACGGTCGTCGTCTGCCAAACCGACAGCTACTGTGAGTATCGACGGAGATTGATCGCCATCGGTAGCGGGATCGGTTCGCGCAGATGCGTCGCCCGCCAGCGGATCCAACTGTGGTAGACCGGTCGTATCGACGTTTACACTGCGGTCGCCTTCCGGCACCGTATCCGTCTTCTCACGGCACTCTCCCGCTCGATAGAACGGTGTACAAGATGCAATTTCGTCCGTCTATGGTTTTCCTATCCAGCTAATTGTGGGCATAACGATGTGTAATCTCC
This genomic stretch from Halosolutus amylolyticus harbors:
- a CDS encoding DUF354 domain-containing protein yields the protein MRYLFFTNTPAHVHLYKHAIRELEARGHDTLVLARDYTCTIDLLEWYDLSYEIYGYCDTSKSSLLSRLPIHYVRAIRAARRFDPDLVFGMGSYAAHTGAVSRTPTVLLIDSEPASFDHTVSTPFARAVLTPNTFRKDLGENHYVFPGFKECAYLHPAVYTTDRSIRDRLGIDADEPYVILRFNAFGSQHDVGKKGITGDQRRRLIDRLSEDATVLISDEGNDLSLETVPARPFDLHPALIHDALSEAELLVADTQTMVTEAALLGTPAIRSNSFVGETDMGNFVELENQGLIHNLSHFEEVLERSSSLLREDGIQETWQRRRNEYLSDKANLTDVIVDVALSCGHVDELDSLSQFERSSSAKPTATVSIDGD